Proteins co-encoded in one Lynx canadensis isolate LIC74 chromosome C1, mLynCan4.pri.v2, whole genome shotgun sequence genomic window:
- the GORASP2 gene encoding Golgi reassembly-stacking protein 2, producing MGSSQSVEIPGGGTEGYHVLRVQENSPGHRAGLEPFFDFIVSINGSRLNKDNDTLKDLLKANVEKPVKMLIYSSKTLELRETSVTPSNMWGGQGLLGVSIRFCSFDGANENVWHVLEVESNSPAALAGLRPHSDYIIGADTVMNESEDLFSLIETHEAKPLKLYVYNTDTDNCREVIITPNSAWGGEGSLGCGIGYGYLHRIPTRPFEEGKKISLPGQMTGTPVTPLKDGFTEVQLSSVNPPSLSPPGTTEIEQGLSGLSISSTPPAVSNVLSTGVPTVPLLPPQVSQSLTSVPPMNPATTLPGLMPLPAGLPNLPALPNLNLPTPHVMPGVSLPELVNAGLPPLPSLPPRNLPGIAPLPMPSEFLPSFPLVPEVSSATSSGELLPSLAPTGSPPSDPVTTTAKADAASAPTADVTPPTPKAPTTVEDRVCESSPAGEKPASAVTDASASESP from the exons GTACAAGAAAATTCCCCAGGACATAGAGCTGGACTGGAGCCattctttgattttattgtttccattaaTGGTTCGAGATTA AATAAAGACAATGACACTCTTAAGGATCTACTGAAAGCAAATGTTGAAAAACCTGTAAAAATGCTTATCTACAGTAGTAAAACACTGGAGCTTCGAGAGACCTCTGTCACACCAAGTAACATGTGGGGTGGCCAGGGCTTGTTGGGAGTGAGCATTCGTTTCTGCAGCTTTGATGGGGCAAATGAAAACGTTTGGCATGTATTG GAAGTAGAATCAAATTCTCCTGCAGCACTGGCAGGTCTTAGACCTCACAGTGATTATATCATTGGAGCAGATACAGTCATGAATGAG TCTGAAGATCTGTTCAGCCTTATTGAAACACATGAAGCAAAACCATTGAAACTTTATGTCTATAATACAGACACTGATAACTGTCGAGAAGTGATTATTACACCAAATTCCGCATGGGGTGGAGAAGGCAG ccTAGGATGTGGCATTGGATATGGTTATTTGCATCGAATACCAACACGCCCAtttgaagaagggaagaaaatttcTCTTCCTGGACAGATGACTGGTACACCTGTTACTCCTCTTAAAGATGGATTTACAGAG gtcCAGCTGTCCTCAGTTAATCCTCCATCTTTGTCACCACCAGGAACTACAGAAATTGAACAGGGACTGTCTGGACTTTCTATTAGCTCAACTCCACCAGCTGTCAGTAATGTTCTCAGTACAG gTGTACCAACAGTACCATTATTGCCACCACAAGTAAGCCAGTCCCTCACTTCTGTGCCACCAATGAATCCAGCTACTACATTACCAG GTCTGATGCCTTTACCAGCAGGACTACCTAACCTGCCCGCCCTCCCCAACCTCAACCTCCCTACACCGCACGTCATGCCAGGCGTCAGCTTACCAGAACTGGTGAACGCGG GTTTGCCacctcttccttccttgcctccccGAAACTTACCTGGCATTGCACCTCTCCCCATGCCATCCGAGTTCCTCCCGTCATTCCCTTTGGTTCCAGAGGTGTCTTCTGCAACGAGCTCAGGGGAGCTGTTACCCTCCCTCGCACCCACCGGGAGCCCACCCTCCGACCCTGTCACGACCACTGCAAAGGCAGACGCTGCCTCCGCACCCACCGCGGATGTGACGCCCCCCACTCCCAAGGCCCCCACCACTGTTGAGGACAGAGTCTGCGAATCCAGCCCAGCCGGCGAGAAGCCTGCTTCTGCAGTTACGGATGCAAGTGCCTCCGAGTCACCTTAA